In Amaranthus tricolor cultivar Red isolate AtriRed21 chromosome 3, ASM2621246v1, whole genome shotgun sequence, a single window of DNA contains:
- the LOC130809079 gene encoding kunitz trypsin inhibitor 5-like: protein MDQISKNRSQNSTTMNQFNVFSSTTIFLFLIVVSSKITTAVETNLVRDINGHPLKPNYSYHILPVIRGRGGGLTLTPKNKTESCPLFVAQENHEVSNGLTLKFYPVNPKDKKVSLSFDLNIVFDAATICVQSTVWKLTIDEVSGRAYVGTGGMIGNPAGLESVDNWFKIEKAGKGKDYYKIVFCPSVCKFCKVMCGDIGVFVEDDGRRLLGFRNEQPLLVMFKKA from the coding sequence ATGGACcaaatctctaaaaatagatCCCAAAATTCCACAACAATGAACCAATTCAATGTCTTCTCATCAACTACCATTTTCCTCTTCCTCATTGTAGTCTCATCTAAAATCACCACAGCCGTTGAAACCAATCTCGTTCGAGATATCAACGGTCACCCTCTTAAACCTAACTACAGCTACCACATCCTCCCAGTAATCCGTGGTCGGGGAGGTGGCCTAACACTAACACCCAAAAACAAAACCGAATCATGCCCACTTTTCGTTGCACAAGAAAACCACGAAGTATCCAACGGTTTAACCCTTAAGTTCTATCCAGTCAACCCAAAAGATAAAAAAGTTTCTCTCTCCTTTGACCTTAATATAGTGTTTGATGCTGCTACTATTTGTGTGCAGTCAACTGTTTGGAAATTGACCATTGACGAAGTGAGTGGAAGGGCTTATGTGGGGACAGGAGGAATGATTGGGAATCCAGCAGGATTAGAAAGTGTTGATAATTGGTTTAAGATTGAGAAAGCTGGAAAAGGAAAGGATTATTATAAGATTGTGTTTTGTCCAAGTGTTTGTAAGTTTTGTAAGGTTATGTGTGGAGATATTGGTGTTTTTGTTGAAGATGATGGAAGGAGGTTATTGGGTTTTAGGAATGAACAACCTCTTTTGGTTATGTTTAAGAAAGCTTAA